The following coding sequences lie in one Arachis hypogaea cultivar Tifrunner chromosome 4, arahy.Tifrunner.gnm2.J5K5, whole genome shotgun sequence genomic window:
- the LOC112795681 gene encoding glutamate decarboxylase isoform X1 has translation MNFSVLKSATYSTVVVPKPASQSDLFLHSNNHPSRHARAFLPRCSFNEMPQKSMAKKTAYEKIREELKLDAKPKMNLASFVTTSMEEECNILMMESFNKNYVNMDEYPATTQLHNRCVNMIARLFNAEIEENENAIGTGTVGSSEAIMLAGLAFKKKWQNKLKAQGKPYHKPNMVTGANVQVCWEKFAMYFDVELRKVDVGEGYYVMDPNKAIEMVDENTICVAAVLGSTYNGEFEDVKLLNDLLLQQNKKNGWDTPIHVDAASGGFVAPFLYPELEWDFRLPLVKSINVSGHKYGLVYAGIGWVIWRSKEDLPQELIFNINYLGADQPTFTLNFSKGSSQIIAQYYQLVHLGREGYQRVMEKCKENAMVVKQGLEKTGCFNILSKDNGVPLVAFSLKDTSHGDEFKISEMLRRLHGWVVPAYPMPSGAEHVNVLRAVVRAEFSREMAEKLVLDIENVLQELGKLGPKYTPKVTKIAKRKIIVRESNNNHKVLAA, from the exons ATGAATTTTTCGGTTCTAAAATCAGCAACATATTCCACAGTGGTTGTTCCAAAACCAGCTTCTCAATCTGATCTCTTTCTTCACTCTAATAACCACCCTTCTCGCCATGCCAGGGCGTTTCTTCCCAG ATGCAGCTTTAATGAGATGCCGCAGAAATCAATGGCGAAGAAGACGGCCTACGAGAAGATAAGGGAGGAGTTGAAACTTGATGCAAAGCCAAAGATGAACTTGGCTTCCTTTGTGACCACGTCAATGGAGGAAGAATGTAACATACTCATGATGGAATCCTTCAACAAGAACTATGTTAACATGGATGAGTACCCTGCCACCACTCAACTTCAC AATAGATGTGTGAATATGATAGCACGTTTGTTCAACGCTGAAATTGAAGAAAATGAGAACGCAATTGGAACAGGAACTGTTGGATCTTCAGAGGCCATAATGCTGGCGGGCCTTGCATTCAAGAAAAAATGGCAGAACAAGCTCAAGGCCCAAGGAAAGCCCTATCATAAGCCCAACATGGTCACTGGTGCCAATGTCCAG GTATGTTGGGAAAAATTTGCAATGTATTTCGATGTAGAGTTGAGAAAAGTGGATGTTGGAGAAGGGTATTATGTGATGGACCCTAATAAAGCCATTGAAATGGTTGATGAGAACACTATCTGTGTGGCTGCAGTCTTGGGTTCAACTTATAATGGCGAATTTGAAGATGTCAAGTTGCTTAACGACCTCTTACtacaacaaaacaagaaaaatgg ATGGGATACACCGATTCATGTTGATGCAGCAAGTGGTGGGTTTGTTGCTCCATTTCTTTATCCAGAGCTAGAATGGGATTTCAGGCTTCCATTGGTGAAGAGCATAAATGTTAGTGGCCACAAGTATGGTCTTGTTTATGCAGGCATTGGTTGGGTTATTTGGAGAAGCAAAGAGGACTTGCCTCAAGAGCTTATCTTCAATATTAATTACCTTGGAGCAGACCAACCCACCTTTACCCTTAATTTTTCTAAAG GGTCTAGTCAGATTATTGCACAATATTATCAACTAGTTCACCTTGGCAGAGAG GGATACCAAAGAGTAATGGAAAAGTGCAAAGAAAATGCAATGGTGGTGAAACAAGGATTGGAGAAAACAGGGTGCTTTAACATACTCTCAAAGGACAATGGTGTTCCTCTGGTAGCCTTTTCTCTTAAGGACACAAGCCACGGTGACGAGTTCAAGATATCGGAGATGCTACGCCGCCTCCACGGTTGGGTTGTGCCGGCTTATCCAATGCCATCCGGTGCGGAGCATGTCAATGTGCTCCGCGCCGTGGTTAGAGCTGAGTTTTCGCGCGAGATGGCCGAAAAACTCGTGCTTGACATAGAAAATGTGTTGCAAGAACTTGGGAAGCTTGGTCCCAAGTACACACCAAAAGTGACAAAAATTGCAAAGAGGAAAATCATTGTCCGAGAATCCAACAACAATCACAAAGTCTTGGCAGCATAG
- the LOC112795681 gene encoding glutamate decarboxylase isoform X2, which translates to MNFSVLKSATYSTVVVPKPASQSDLFLHSNNHPSRHARAFLPSFNEMPQKSMAKKTAYEKIREELKLDAKPKMNLASFVTTSMEEECNILMMESFNKNYVNMDEYPATTQLHNRCVNMIARLFNAEIEENENAIGTGTVGSSEAIMLAGLAFKKKWQNKLKAQGKPYHKPNMVTGANVQVCWEKFAMYFDVELRKVDVGEGYYVMDPNKAIEMVDENTICVAAVLGSTYNGEFEDVKLLNDLLLQQNKKNGWDTPIHVDAASGGFVAPFLYPELEWDFRLPLVKSINVSGHKYGLVYAGIGWVIWRSKEDLPQELIFNINYLGADQPTFTLNFSKGSSQIIAQYYQLVHLGREGYQRVMEKCKENAMVVKQGLEKTGCFNILSKDNGVPLVAFSLKDTSHGDEFKISEMLRRLHGWVVPAYPMPSGAEHVNVLRAVVRAEFSREMAEKLVLDIENVLQELGKLGPKYTPKVTKIAKRKIIVRESNNNHKVLAA; encoded by the exons ATGAATTTTTCGGTTCTAAAATCAGCAACATATTCCACAGTGGTTGTTCCAAAACCAGCTTCTCAATCTGATCTCTTTCTTCACTCTAATAACCACCCTTCTCGCCATGCCAGGGCGTTTCTTCCCAG CTTTAATGAGATGCCGCAGAAATCAATGGCGAAGAAGACGGCCTACGAGAAGATAAGGGAGGAGTTGAAACTTGATGCAAAGCCAAAGATGAACTTGGCTTCCTTTGTGACCACGTCAATGGAGGAAGAATGTAACATACTCATGATGGAATCCTTCAACAAGAACTATGTTAACATGGATGAGTACCCTGCCACCACTCAACTTCAC AATAGATGTGTGAATATGATAGCACGTTTGTTCAACGCTGAAATTGAAGAAAATGAGAACGCAATTGGAACAGGAACTGTTGGATCTTCAGAGGCCATAATGCTGGCGGGCCTTGCATTCAAGAAAAAATGGCAGAACAAGCTCAAGGCCCAAGGAAAGCCCTATCATAAGCCCAACATGGTCACTGGTGCCAATGTCCAG GTATGTTGGGAAAAATTTGCAATGTATTTCGATGTAGAGTTGAGAAAAGTGGATGTTGGAGAAGGGTATTATGTGATGGACCCTAATAAAGCCATTGAAATGGTTGATGAGAACACTATCTGTGTGGCTGCAGTCTTGGGTTCAACTTATAATGGCGAATTTGAAGATGTCAAGTTGCTTAACGACCTCTTACtacaacaaaacaagaaaaatgg ATGGGATACACCGATTCATGTTGATGCAGCAAGTGGTGGGTTTGTTGCTCCATTTCTTTATCCAGAGCTAGAATGGGATTTCAGGCTTCCATTGGTGAAGAGCATAAATGTTAGTGGCCACAAGTATGGTCTTGTTTATGCAGGCATTGGTTGGGTTATTTGGAGAAGCAAAGAGGACTTGCCTCAAGAGCTTATCTTCAATATTAATTACCTTGGAGCAGACCAACCCACCTTTACCCTTAATTTTTCTAAAG GGTCTAGTCAGATTATTGCACAATATTATCAACTAGTTCACCTTGGCAGAGAG GGATACCAAAGAGTAATGGAAAAGTGCAAAGAAAATGCAATGGTGGTGAAACAAGGATTGGAGAAAACAGGGTGCTTTAACATACTCTCAAAGGACAATGGTGTTCCTCTGGTAGCCTTTTCTCTTAAGGACACAAGCCACGGTGACGAGTTCAAGATATCGGAGATGCTACGCCGCCTCCACGGTTGGGTTGTGCCGGCTTATCCAATGCCATCCGGTGCGGAGCATGTCAATGTGCTCCGCGCCGTGGTTAGAGCTGAGTTTTCGCGCGAGATGGCCGAAAAACTCGTGCTTGACATAGAAAATGTGTTGCAAGAACTTGGGAAGCTTGGTCCCAAGTACACACCAAAAGTGACAAAAATTGCAAAGAGGAAAATCATTGTCCGAGAATCCAACAACAATCACAAAGTCTTGGCAGCATAG
- the LOC112795681 gene encoding glutamate decarboxylase 1 isoform X3, protein MLTWMSTLPPLNFTCVNMIARLFNAEIEENENAIGTGTVGSSEAIMLAGLAFKKKWQNKLKAQGKPYHKPNMVTGANVQVCWEKFAMYFDVELRKVDVGEGYYVMDPNKAIEMVDENTICVAAVLGSTYNGEFEDVKLLNDLLLQQNKKNGWDTPIHVDAASGGFVAPFLYPELEWDFRLPLVKSINVSGHKYGLVYAGIGWVIWRSKEDLPQELIFNINYLGADQPTFTLNFSKGSSQIIAQYYQLVHLGREGYQRVMEKCKENAMVVKQGLEKTGCFNILSKDNGVPLVAFSLKDTSHGDEFKISEMLRRLHGWVVPAYPMPSGAEHVNVLRAVVRAEFSREMAEKLVLDIENVLQELGKLGPKYTPKVTKIAKRKIIVRESNNNHKVLAA, encoded by the exons ATGTTAACATGGATGAGTACCCTGCCACCACTCAACTTCAC ATGTGTGAATATGATAGCACGTTTGTTCAACGCTGAAATTGAAGAAAATGAGAACGCAATTGGAACAGGAACTGTTGGATCTTCAGAGGCCATAATGCTGGCGGGCCTTGCATTCAAGAAAAAATGGCAGAACAAGCTCAAGGCCCAAGGAAAGCCCTATCATAAGCCCAACATGGTCACTGGTGCCAATGTCCAG GTATGTTGGGAAAAATTTGCAATGTATTTCGATGTAGAGTTGAGAAAAGTGGATGTTGGAGAAGGGTATTATGTGATGGACCCTAATAAAGCCATTGAAATGGTTGATGAGAACACTATCTGTGTGGCTGCAGTCTTGGGTTCAACTTATAATGGCGAATTTGAAGATGTCAAGTTGCTTAACGACCTCTTACtacaacaaaacaagaaaaatgg ATGGGATACACCGATTCATGTTGATGCAGCAAGTGGTGGGTTTGTTGCTCCATTTCTTTATCCAGAGCTAGAATGGGATTTCAGGCTTCCATTGGTGAAGAGCATAAATGTTAGTGGCCACAAGTATGGTCTTGTTTATGCAGGCATTGGTTGGGTTATTTGGAGAAGCAAAGAGGACTTGCCTCAAGAGCTTATCTTCAATATTAATTACCTTGGAGCAGACCAACCCACCTTTACCCTTAATTTTTCTAAAG GGTCTAGTCAGATTATTGCACAATATTATCAACTAGTTCACCTTGGCAGAGAG GGATACCAAAGAGTAATGGAAAAGTGCAAAGAAAATGCAATGGTGGTGAAACAAGGATTGGAGAAAACAGGGTGCTTTAACATACTCTCAAAGGACAATGGTGTTCCTCTGGTAGCCTTTTCTCTTAAGGACACAAGCCACGGTGACGAGTTCAAGATATCGGAGATGCTACGCCGCCTCCACGGTTGGGTTGTGCCGGCTTATCCAATGCCATCCGGTGCGGAGCATGTCAATGTGCTCCGCGCCGTGGTTAGAGCTGAGTTTTCGCGCGAGATGGCCGAAAAACTCGTGCTTGACATAGAAAATGTGTTGCAAGAACTTGGGAAGCTTGGTCCCAAGTACACACCAAAAGTGACAAAAATTGCAAAGAGGAAAATCATTGTCCGAGAATCCAACAACAATCACAAAGTCTTGGCAGCATAG